In Natronomonas halophila, one DNA window encodes the following:
- a CDS encoding sodium:calcium antiporter encodes MAGVPVLAGVGIVATALVWAGSTWLERSSGQLAEHYALPRLIQGALIAAIGSSAPELASAVISTIRYGEFELGVGIIVGSAVFNILVIPALSVLLSDGPLDTGRDVVYKEAQFYMLSVASLFLVLSFAVIYNPVEGADLRGNLTRPLALSLLALYGLYVFIQYLDVSESNVTPVTLTPRALAIQWAQLIGGIALIIAGVEALVWSAVGLGDAFGTPSFLWGLTVVAAATSLPDALISVAAARLDEPAVSLGNVLGSNIFDLLVAVPAGVLLAGATTVSFTAAVPMMAFLVVATIVLFAFARTGMEISDGEASAMLAMYAVFVGWLLLESVGAVNYV; translated from the coding sequence ATGGCGGGCGTGCCCGTCCTCGCCGGCGTCGGTATCGTCGCGACGGCTCTCGTCTGGGCCGGTTCGACGTGGCTCGAACGCTCCTCGGGCCAACTCGCCGAACACTACGCGCTCCCGCGGCTGATTCAGGGCGCGCTCATCGCCGCTATCGGGTCGTCAGCACCCGAACTCGCCAGCGCTGTCATCTCGACGATTCGGTACGGCGAGTTCGAACTCGGCGTCGGTATCATCGTCGGCTCGGCCGTCTTCAACATCCTCGTGATTCCCGCACTGTCGGTCCTGCTGTCCGACGGACCGCTCGATACCGGCCGGGACGTCGTCTACAAGGAGGCCCAGTTCTACATGCTGTCGGTCGCCTCGCTGTTCCTCGTCCTCTCGTTTGCGGTCATCTACAACCCCGTCGAGGGGGCCGACCTCCGGGGCAACCTCACCAGACCGCTGGCCCTGTCACTGCTCGCGCTGTACGGCCTCTACGTCTTCATCCAGTATCTCGACGTCAGCGAGTCGAACGTGACGCCGGTGACGCTGACCCCCCGGGCGCTCGCGATTCAGTGGGCCCAACTCATCGGCGGCATCGCGCTTATCATCGCCGGCGTCGAGGCGCTGGTGTGGTCCGCGGTCGGCCTCGGTGATGCCTTCGGGACGCCCTCGTTCCTCTGGGGGCTGACCGTCGTCGCCGCGGCGACGAGCCTGCCGGACGCCCTCATCAGCGTCGCCGCTGCACGCCTCGATGAACCCGCAGTGAGTCTGGGGAACGTCCTCGGGAGCAACATTTTCGACCTGCTCGTGGCGGTTCCCGCGGGCGTCCTGCTGGCGGGCGCGACGACCGTTTCCTTCACCGCCGCCGTTCCGATGATGGCGTTTCTGGTCGTCGCAACCATCGTCCTCTTTGCCTTCGCGCGAACGGGCATGGAAATCTCCGACGGGGAGGCGAGCGCGATGCTCGCGATGTATGCCGTCTTCGTCGGCTGGCTCCTGCTGGAAAGCGTCGGCGCCGTGAACTACGTCTGA
- a CDS encoding NYN domain-containing protein codes for MGLFDRLRGGPSAPANVGIFVDGPNVFREEFDVDLDDLRALTEAEGTSTIARVYVDENAGGGLIQAAEARGFEVVTTSGDVDVKLAVDAVEAAVEGRIDTLLIVSRDTDFKPVIETAKKRGLNTIAVAPGTYGRSDALRNAAHEEVTLE; via the coding sequence ATGGGACTGTTCGACCGACTTCGAGGCGGGCCGTCGGCCCCCGCCAACGTCGGTATCTTCGTCGACGGGCCGAACGTCTTCCGCGAGGAGTTCGACGTCGACCTCGACGACCTGCGGGCGCTAACCGAGGCCGAAGGCACCAGCACCATCGCCCGCGTCTACGTCGACGAGAACGCCGGCGGCGGCCTCATTCAGGCCGCCGAGGCGCGCGGCTTCGAAGTCGTCACGACCAGCGGTGACGTGGACGTCAAACTCGCCGTCGATGCCGTCGAAGCCGCCGTTGAGGGCCGCATCGATACGCTCCTTATCGTCTCACGGGACACGGATTTCAAGCCAGTCATCGAGACGGCGAAGAAGCGGGGACTAAACACCATCGCCGTCGCCCCCGGCACCTACGGTCGCTCGGACGCGCTGCGGAACGCCGCCCACGAGGAGGTAACCCTCGAATAA
- a CDS encoding sodium:calcium antiporter produces the protein MSDGYRKAIAIVVGATVPWVAVWAVTTLLPAIAGVLGIPYAVPAVLLDPSTLAVVFVSGVSILGASFLLAWGAETAEKDVPRAFAIAVLAVLAVAPEYAVDALYAWDAGQFAGTTRGIEAGNLAVANMTGANRILIGLGWAGIALFTIWRSQTTKDPAVEKRSGFLQDAVTLDHDVGLEIVFLLAATLWAFFIPLNGGIDIVDMVVLVGIYVTYIAIILKGDIDPHLEHVGVPARLQQFPKRSRIATVLLLFVYSGLVIFIAVEPFAHGLEELGKNVGIPSFFMIQWIAPLASESPELIVVAYLVNKARSTAGFNALISSKLNQWTLLIGTLVVVYSVALGRYGALPFDPKQSAEIWLTAAQSFFAIAILINFEMSVREAVVLLVLFLSQVLIEFVLIREYVALPLSSYEFLLAFSAVYVVLGTALFAYRWRDFGAILRRTGETIRSAAGR, from the coding sequence ATGAGTGACGGGTATCGGAAGGCAATCGCCATCGTCGTCGGCGCGACGGTCCCCTGGGTCGCCGTCTGGGCTGTGACGACCCTCCTGCCCGCAATCGCGGGCGTCCTCGGCATCCCGTATGCGGTGCCTGCAGTACTGCTCGACCCCTCGACGCTGGCCGTCGTCTTCGTCAGCGGGGTCTCCATCCTCGGGGCATCCTTCCTCCTCGCGTGGGGTGCCGAAACCGCCGAAAAGGACGTTCCGCGCGCCTTCGCCATCGCGGTGCTCGCGGTGCTCGCCGTCGCTCCCGAGTACGCCGTCGACGCCCTCTACGCATGGGACGCCGGCCAGTTCGCGGGCACGACCCGTGGTATCGAGGCGGGCAACCTCGCCGTCGCGAACATGACCGGCGCCAACCGCATCCTCATCGGCCTCGGGTGGGCCGGCATCGCGCTGTTTACCATCTGGCGGAGTCAGACGACGAAGGACCCCGCCGTCGAGAAGCGGTCCGGGTTCCTGCAGGACGCCGTCACGCTCGACCACGACGTCGGCCTCGAAATAGTCTTCCTGCTCGCGGCGACGCTGTGGGCGTTCTTCATCCCGCTGAACGGCGGTATCGACATCGTCGATATGGTCGTTCTCGTCGGCATCTACGTCACGTACATCGCCATCATTCTCAAAGGCGACATAGACCCACACCTCGAACACGTCGGCGTTCCGGCCCGCCTCCAGCAGTTCCCGAAACGCTCCCGAATCGCGACGGTGCTTTTGCTCTTCGTGTACTCCGGGCTGGTAATCTTCATCGCTGTCGAACCGTTCGCCCACGGCCTCGAAGAGTTGGGCAAGAACGTCGGCATCCCGTCGTTCTTCATGATTCAGTGGATTGCGCCGCTTGCCTCCGAATCGCCGGAACTCATCGTCGTCGCCTATCTGGTGAACAAGGCCCGCTCGACGGCGGGGTTCAACGCGCTCATCTCCTCGAAACTCAACCAGTGGACGCTGCTCATCGGGACGCTCGTGGTCGTCTACTCCGTCGCGCTCGGGCGCTACGGGGCGCTTCCGTTCGACCCCAAGCAGAGCGCCGAAATTTGGCTGACCGCCGCCCAGTCGTTCTTCGCCATCGCGATTCTCATCAACTTCGAGATGTCCGTCCGGGAGGCTGTCGTCCTCCTCGTACTTTTCCTCTCGCAGGTGCTCATCGAGTTCGTCCTCATCCGCGAGTACGTCGCGCTCCCGCTGTCGAGCTACGAGTTCCTGCTGGCGTTCAGCGCCGTCTACGTCGTGCTTGGAACCGCGCTGTTCGCCTATCGCTGGCGGGATTTCGGAGCGATTCTCCGGCGGACCGGGGAGACGATACGCAGCGCGGCCGGCCGATAG
- the gcvT gene encoding glycine cleavage system aminomethyltransferase GcvT, with amino-acid sequence MSLRTPPLGEVHADADAKLTEFGGWEMPVEFDSIREEHEAVRTAAGKFDVSHMGEIEVSGPDATELMNRLTSNDVTELGSGDAQYSTITDENGDIIDDTVVYRLPARDDADYLFIPNAGHDGQLYDRWTDHAEAWDLDATIENATTEYGMIAVQGPDALPLLADLCENPSDIARFTAEHRDVAGTDCLVARTGYTGEDGVELLFAADDSEAVWSALDCQPCGLGSRDTLRLEAGFLLSGQDFDIEENPRNPYETGISFVVDLETEFVGRDALAEVDEQGVDETLVGFRLQERGIARHGYEIAVDGETVGEVTSGTMSPTLGDAIGLGYVPVEYANPGTELAVLVRGREKQAEVVSLPFYERE; translated from the coding sequence ATGTCCCTTCGAACCCCACCGCTCGGCGAGGTCCACGCCGACGCGGACGCGAAACTCACCGAATTCGGCGGGTGGGAGATGCCCGTCGAGTTCGATTCCATCCGCGAAGAACACGAGGCCGTCCGCACCGCCGCCGGGAAGTTCGACGTCTCCCACATGGGCGAAATCGAGGTGTCGGGGCCCGACGCGACCGAACTGATGAACCGCCTGACGAGCAACGACGTCACCGAGTTGGGGTCGGGCGACGCCCAGTATTCGACCATCACCGACGAGAACGGCGACATCATCGACGATACGGTCGTCTATCGGCTGCCGGCCCGCGACGACGCGGACTACCTCTTCATCCCGAACGCGGGCCACGACGGCCAGCTGTACGACCGCTGGACCGACCACGCCGAGGCGTGGGACCTCGACGCCACCATCGAGAACGCGACGACCGAGTACGGGATGATTGCCGTACAGGGTCCCGATGCCCTCCCGTTGCTGGCCGACCTGTGTGAGAACCCGAGCGACATCGCGCGCTTTACCGCCGAACACCGAGACGTGGCGGGAACCGATTGCCTCGTCGCTCGCACGGGATATACGGGCGAGGACGGCGTCGAGTTGCTCTTCGCCGCCGACGATTCCGAGGCGGTCTGGTCGGCGCTGGATTGCCAGCCCTGCGGCCTCGGCTCGCGTGACACCCTCCGGCTGGAAGCCGGCTTCCTGCTTTCCGGGCAGGATTTCGATATCGAGGAAAACCCCCGGAACCCCTACGAGACCGGCATCTCCTTCGTCGTCGACCTGGAGACGGAGTTCGTCGGCCGGGATGCGCTCGCCGAGGTAGACGAGCAGGGCGTCGACGAGACGTTGGTCGGCTTCCGCCTGCAGGAGCGCGGTATCGCCCGGCATGGCTACGAAATCGCCGTCGACGGCGAGACGGTCGGCGAAGTCACGAGCGGGACGATGAGCCCGACGCTCGGCGACGCCATCGGCCTCGGCTACGTGCCCGTCGAATACGCCAACCCCGGGACCGAACTGGCTGTCCTCGTTCGGGGTCGCGAAAAGCAGGCAGAAGTAGTGTCGCTGCCGTTCTACGAGCGGGAGTGA
- the gcvH gene encoding glycine cleavage system protein GcvH — protein MSFEVPEDCRYLESHEWARREDGTARIGITDFAQDELGDVVFVELPEVGDAIDKDAEFGVIESIKAVSDLYAPVSGEVTAVNEDLFDAPELVNEAPFGDGWMLEIDLADESEYEDLLSPDEYEGQLG, from the coding sequence ATGAGCTTTGAGGTTCCCGAGGACTGTCGCTATCTGGAATCCCACGAGTGGGCACGGCGCGAGGACGGAACGGCGCGTATCGGTATCACCGACTTCGCACAGGACGAACTCGGCGACGTCGTCTTCGTCGAATTACCCGAGGTCGGTGACGCCATCGACAAGGACGCGGAGTTCGGCGTCATCGAATCCATCAAGGCCGTTTCGGACCTCTATGCGCCGGTTTCCGGCGAAGTGACGGCGGTCAACGAGGACCTCTTCGACGCGCCGGAGTTGGTCAACGAAGCCCCCTTCGGTGACGGCTGGATGCTGGAAATCGACCTCGCCGACGAGAGCGAGTACGAGGACCTGTTGTCGCCCGACGAGTACGAAGGCCAGCTGGGGTAA
- a CDS encoding phytoene/squalene synthase family protein — MVDRTQLAESKSIHKRTGKTFYYATRLLPERVREATYVLYAFFRVADEVVDNPKGMAPSEQRDRLMAIRRAALGEDPTDDPVLSAFSELRETYDIPDEEVDVFIDAMVADIDTDRYETYEDLETYMRGSASAVGVMMTIIMDTDDRGTAVPHARKLGEAFQLTNFLRDVREDIVDLDRIYLPRETLQTYDADPEDIENLRFTDEIGDAIRHELRRAEGLYREGVAGIKYLPRDCQLPVLTAAVLYAEHHRLIREQGYDTVSEQPSLGTLRKISLLVRTRWHWMRHGDPETVFAKVSAVPMSDERSSRSRSEGPLPTH; from the coding sequence ATGGTCGACCGAACCCAGCTCGCGGAGAGCAAGTCCATCCACAAACGGACTGGGAAGACCTTTTACTACGCGACACGGTTGCTTCCGGAACGAGTCCGAGAGGCGACGTACGTCCTGTACGCCTTCTTCCGGGTCGCCGACGAGGTCGTCGACAATCCGAAGGGGATGGCTCCCAGCGAACAGCGCGACCGACTGATGGCGATTCGACGGGCGGCTCTCGGCGAGGACCCCACCGACGACCCCGTCCTGTCGGCGTTTTCCGAACTCCGGGAGACCTACGACATCCCGGACGAGGAAGTCGACGTGTTCATCGACGCGATGGTGGCTGACATCGACACCGACCGCTACGAGACCTACGAGGACCTCGAAACCTACATGCGCGGGTCGGCGTCGGCCGTCGGCGTCATGATGACGATAATCATGGATACCGACGACCGGGGGACGGCCGTTCCGCACGCCCGAAAACTCGGCGAGGCCTTCCAGTTGACGAACTTCCTCCGCGACGTTCGGGAGGACATCGTCGACCTCGACCGGATTTACCTCCCGCGGGAGACGCTGCAAACCTACGATGCCGACCCCGAGGACATCGAGAACCTCCGGTTTACCGACGAAATCGGCGACGCGATTCGCCACGAACTCCGTCGTGCCGAGGGACTCTATCGCGAGGGCGTGGCCGGCATCAAGTACCTCCCCCGTGATTGCCAACTCCCTGTCCTGACGGCGGCGGTGCTGTACGCCGAACACCATCGCCTGATTCGTGAGCAGGGATACGATACGGTTTCCGAACAGCCATCGCTCGGCACGCTCCGGAAAATATCGCTGCTGGTCCGAACGCGATGGCACTGGATGCGCCACGGCGACCCCGAAACCGTCTTCGCGAAGGTTAGCGCGGTCCCGATGTCCGACGAGCGGTCGTCCCGTTCCCGCTCCGAGGGCCCGCTGCCGACGCACTGA
- a CDS encoding carotenoid oxygenase family protein — protein MASSDRAYELGFRSLDEEVSARELPVEGSVPTWLSGALIRNGPGSFEFGDERATHWFDGLAMLRRYAFSDGTVRYTNRFLRTEAYEDAESGATAGEFASGGGPLREALRWLRALGPPEPTDNANVHVARFGGHHVALTEAPRRIAFDAETLETRGEFRWNDDIPEHLATAHFAVDPHRDETVGYATAFGRQSTYHFYRIPDGSAERERFASVDAEGPGYVHDCAITENYAILVEPPLRIALLRALAPWQEGLLDMLEYDEDRRARFIVVDRDSGDLVADLRTAPFFVFHHINAYEDGDDVVVDLVAFENADIVEALGFDALSGDAFDAAPDGRLVRFRLSPETGEVSRSRQYDGGLELPTVPRAVRGRPYRYAYAQATDRRGANGLAKIDVESGTATEWWERGVYVEEPRMVQHPEAEGEDEGVVLAPALDTEAERSILLIFDAETLTELARAPLPHVVPFGFHGRYLPEA, from the coding sequence GTGGCGTCATCCGACCGCGCCTACGAACTCGGGTTTCGGTCCCTCGACGAGGAGGTATCGGCCCGCGAACTCCCCGTCGAAGGGTCGGTCCCGACGTGGCTCTCCGGCGCCCTGATACGGAACGGCCCCGGCTCCTTCGAGTTCGGCGACGAGCGAGCGACTCACTGGTTCGACGGCCTCGCCATGCTCCGCCGATACGCGTTTTCGGACGGCACCGTCCGGTATACGAACCGCTTTCTCCGAACCGAGGCCTACGAGGACGCCGAGTCGGGAGCCACGGCCGGCGAGTTCGCCAGCGGCGGCGGGCCGCTCCGAGAAGCACTCCGCTGGCTTCGCGCGCTCGGCCCGCCGGAACCGACCGACAACGCGAACGTCCACGTCGCCCGTTTCGGTGGCCACCACGTCGCGCTGACCGAAGCGCCACGCCGTATCGCCTTCGACGCCGAAACGCTCGAAACGCGCGGGGAGTTCCGCTGGAACGACGACATCCCGGAGCACCTCGCGACCGCGCATTTCGCGGTCGACCCCCATCGCGACGAGACGGTCGGCTACGCGACGGCGTTCGGCCGGCAGTCGACGTACCACTTCTACCGTATCCCCGACGGGTCGGCCGAACGCGAACGGTTCGCCTCCGTCGACGCCGAGGGGCCGGGATACGTCCACGACTGTGCCATCACGGAAAACTACGCCATCCTCGTCGAACCGCCGCTCAGAATCGCCCTGCTGCGAGCGCTGGCGCCGTGGCAGGAGGGCCTGCTGGATATGCTGGAGTACGACGAGGACCGACGGGCCAGATTCATCGTCGTCGACCGCGATTCCGGCGACCTCGTTGCGGACCTGCGAACGGCCCCCTTCTTCGTCTTCCACCACATCAACGCTTACGAGGACGGCGACGACGTCGTGGTCGACCTCGTGGCTTTCGAAAACGCCGATATCGTCGAGGCGCTGGGATTCGACGCACTCTCGGGGGACGCCTTCGATGCGGCGCCGGACGGCCGACTGGTCAGATTCCGACTCTCACCGGAGACGGGCGAGGTGTCCCGAAGCCGCCAGTACGACGGTGGTCTGGAGTTGCCGACAGTCCCACGAGCGGTCAGGGGTCGTCCCTACCGCTACGCCTACGCGCAGGCGACGGACAGACGCGGCGCCAACGGCCTCGCGAAAATTGACGTCGAATCAGGCACGGCCACCGAGTGGTGGGAGCGTGGCGTCTACGTCGAGGAACCGCGCATGGTCCAGCATCCCGAGGCCGAGGGCGAAGACGAGGGCGTCGTCTTGGCGCCCGCGCTGGATACCGAGGCCGAACGCTCGATACTCCTGATTTTCGACGCCGAGACGCTGACCGAACTGGCGCGAGCCCCGCTCCCGCACGTCGTCCCGTTCGGGTTCCACGGGCGGTATCTCCCCGAGGCCTAA
- the cruF gene encoding bisanhydrobacterioruberin hydratase — MADGDSAVATPAEVPTRQRVERRLDALVDDNRFTIAVVFPTIGAIMLLASAEGLLPEPLSFNPYLVLFGVAIMRLPLIAGVAPLLTRKAGFGLLALCAYTYGIELVGVSTGYPYGHFEYGVDLGPMIADAIPAALPLFFLPLVLNAYLLCLLLLGESARNAVFRVPAVIAAVVGMDLILDPGAVAIGFWSYDAGGLYYGVPWLNYAGWVLSATVAVLLFDYAFDRAGLLARVNACPFMLDDLVSFVILWGFVNVFYGNWVPAALAVGYGAALWRVDRFDFPER, encoded by the coding sequence ATGGCTGACGGCGATAGCGCGGTCGCGACACCGGCGGAGGTTCCAACCCGCCAGCGCGTTGAGCGTCGCCTCGATGCCCTTGTCGACGACAACCGATTTACTATCGCTGTCGTCTTCCCGACTATCGGGGCAATCATGCTCTTGGCCTCCGCCGAAGGGTTGCTCCCCGAACCCCTGTCGTTCAACCCATATCTGGTGCTGTTCGGCGTCGCGATCATGCGATTGCCGCTCATCGCCGGCGTCGCCCCGCTTCTGACCCGAAAGGCCGGCTTCGGCCTGCTGGCGCTGTGTGCCTACACCTACGGCATCGAACTCGTCGGCGTCTCTACCGGCTATCCCTATGGCCACTTCGAGTACGGCGTCGACCTCGGACCGATGATTGCGGATGCGATACCGGCGGCGCTGCCGCTCTTCTTCCTGCCGCTCGTGCTCAACGCCTACCTGCTCTGTCTGCTCCTCTTGGGCGAGTCGGCCCGCAACGCCGTGTTTCGGGTGCCGGCCGTCATCGCTGCCGTCGTCGGAATGGACCTCATTCTGGACCCGGGTGCCGTCGCTATCGGCTTCTGGAGTTACGATGCGGGCGGCCTCTACTACGGCGTTCCGTGGCTGAACTACGCTGGTTGGGTGCTGTCGGCCACCGTCGCCGTCCTCCTCTTCGATTACGCCTTCGACCGGGCCGGCCTGCTGGCCCGCGTCAACGCCTGCCCGTTCATGCTCGATGACCTCGTGAGCTTCGTCATCCTCTGGGGGTTCGTCAACGTCTTCTACGGCAACTGGGTGCCCGCGGCCTTGGCCGTCGGCTACGGGGCCGCACTGTGGCGCGTCGACCGCTTCGACTTCCCGGAGCGTTAG
- a CDS encoding prenyltransferase, producing the protein MTDHALDRLLPSESTPTGYLLRASRPRFWLYLAGPVIVGVAYAAAGVGDLFSPLAVALFAYFLLPANVFLYGVNDVFDADIDEENPKKKDREVRYQGDRLVPAAVVVSGLLGVAFVPFLPTVGVAAMGAFLLLSVEYSAPPLRFKTTPFLDSLSNGLYILPGVIAYAGLTGQGPPLAAVAGGWLWAMGMHTFSAIPDIEPDREAGIETTATFLGESRTYAYCAVCWLAAAVVFGLVHPFFIAVLGVYPVFIAGIVASDISVDRAYWWFPFLNTAAGMVLTLGALWVMLYG; encoded by the coding sequence ATGACCGACCACGCGCTGGACCGACTGCTGCCGAGCGAATCAACGCCGACGGGCTATCTGCTGCGAGCCTCCCGACCCCGGTTTTGGCTCTACCTCGCCGGCCCAGTCATCGTCGGCGTCGCCTATGCCGCGGCTGGGGTCGGTGACCTGTTCTCGCCGCTCGCCGTCGCGCTGTTCGCCTACTTCCTCCTGCCGGCGAACGTCTTCCTCTACGGCGTCAACGACGTCTTCGACGCAGATATCGACGAGGAGAATCCAAAAAAGAAGGACCGCGAGGTCCGCTATCAGGGCGACCGACTGGTGCCTGCGGCCGTCGTCGTTTCGGGACTGCTGGGCGTCGCCTTCGTACCGTTCCTGCCGACGGTCGGCGTCGCCGCGATGGGTGCCTTCCTCCTGCTATCGGTCGAATACAGCGCGCCGCCGCTCCGATTCAAGACGACGCCGTTTCTCGATTCGCTGTCGAACGGCCTCTACATCCTCCCGGGTGTCATCGCCTATGCCGGCCTGACAGGACAAGGGCCGCCCCTCGCCGCCGTCGCCGGCGGGTGGCTGTGGGCAATGGGGATGCACACCTTCTCGGCGATTCCCGATATCGAACCGGACCGCGAGGCTGGCATCGAGACGACCGCCACCTTCCTCGGCGAGTCCCGAACCTACGCCTACTGTGCGGTCTGCTGGCTCGCGGCGGCGGTCGTCTTCGGCCTCGTCCACCCATTCTTTATCGCGGTACTGGGGGTCTATCCCGTCTTCATCGCGGGTATCGTCGCCAGCGACATCAGCGTCGACCGCGCCTACTGGTGGTTCCCGTTTCTCAACACCGCCGCAGGGATGGTCCTCACGCTGGGTGCTCTGTGGGTGATGCTGTATGGCTGA
- a CDS encoding phytoene desaturase family protein: MSTDRVIVVGSGFGGLSTACYLGDAGYDVTVLEKNEQLGGRASVLEAEGFKFDMGPSWYLMPDVFERFFGHFDHRPSDFYDLEALDPHYRIFFKDGDSAAITSDREEMYDLFESYEDGAGKALESYLDTSETHYETAMENFVYEDRPNLRDWVDLDVMRAAPIGLQLLGTMDDYVADYFDHPKLRQITQYSLVFLGGAPSNTPALYNMMSHVDFNLGVHYPENGMQSVVDACVELGESMGVDYVTDAEVGEIINRKRGFEVESAAGTFEVDYVVSDADYAHTEQELLPEHERQYDEEYWDSRTYAPSAFLMYMGVEGDVEPLEHHTLVLPEDWNHHFEQIFDDPEWPENPAYYLCVPSKTDEDVAPEGHSNLFALVPVAPGLDDSEEVRTWYRDLVLDDIAENTGVELRDRIVFEETFSVSEFADRYNSRAGTALGLAHTLRQTAVFRPPHRSEACPGLYFTGSYTTPGIGVPMCLISGEHAADALIDDAS; this comes from the coding sequence ATGTCTACCGACCGGGTCATCGTCGTGGGATCGGGCTTCGGCGGCCTCTCGACGGCCTGCTATCTCGGCGACGCGGGCTACGACGTGACCGTCCTCGAAAAGAACGAGCAGTTGGGCGGCCGCGCCTCCGTGCTTGAGGCCGAGGGCTTCAAATTCGACATGGGCCCGTCGTGGTATCTGATGCCCGACGTCTTCGAGCGATTCTTCGGCCATTTCGACCACCGGCCGAGTGATTTCTACGACCTCGAAGCGCTGGACCCACACTACCGCATCTTCTTCAAGGACGGCGACTCCGCGGCGATTACCTCGGACCGCGAGGAGATGTACGACCTCTTCGAGTCCTACGAGGACGGCGCTGGCAAGGCGCTGGAATCGTATCTCGACACCTCCGAGACCCACTACGAGACGGCCATGGAGAACTTCGTCTACGAGGACCGGCCGAACCTCCGCGATTGGGTCGACCTCGACGTGATGCGGGCGGCACCCATCGGCCTCCAGTTGCTCGGGACGATGGACGACTACGTCGCCGACTACTTCGACCACCCGAAACTCCGGCAAATCACCCAGTACTCGCTTGTCTTCCTCGGCGGCGCGCCCTCCAACACGCCCGCGCTCTACAACATGATGAGCCACGTCGATTTCAACCTCGGCGTCCACTACCCCGAAAACGGGATGCAGTCGGTCGTCGACGCCTGCGTCGAGTTGGGCGAGTCGATGGGCGTCGATTACGTCACCGACGCCGAAGTCGGCGAGATTATAAATCGAAAGCGGGGCTTCGAGGTGGAATCGGCCGCCGGCACCTTCGAGGTCGATTACGTCGTCAGCGACGCCGACTACGCCCACACCGAGCAGGAACTCCTTCCCGAGCATGAACGCCAGTACGACGAAGAGTACTGGGACTCCCGGACCTACGCCCCGTCGGCGTTCCTCATGTACATGGGCGTCGAGGGGGACGTCGAACCGCTGGAACACCACACCCTCGTGCTGCCCGAAGACTGGAACCACCACTTCGAGCAGATTTTCGACGACCCCGAATGGCCCGAGAACCCGGCCTACTACCTCTGTGTCCCCTCCAAGACCGACGAAGACGTCGCACCCGAGGGCCACAGCAACCTCTTCGCGCTCGTGCCGGTCGCCCCCGGCCTCGACGACAGCGAGGAGGTTCGGACGTGGTATCGCGACCTCGTCCTCGACGACATCGCCGAGAACACCGGCGTGGAGTTGCGCGACCGCATCGTCTTCGAGGAGACATTCAGCGTCTCGGAGTTCGCCGACCGCTACAACAGTCGCGCGGGGACGGCCCTCGGCCTCGCTCACACCCTCCGACAGACAGCCGTCTTCCGGCCACCGCACCGCTCTGAGGCCTGTCCCGGACTGTATTTCACCGGTTCCTACACCACCCCCGGAATCGGCGTGCCGATGTGTCTCATCAGCGGCGAACACGCCGCCGACGCGCTCATCGACGACGCCTCCTGA